The DNA window GTATATTGTTTGAgtgaatataaaatcaaatgcGCTACTCTCAATCAGTTTCAGTTCTATTGACTagtttgacatgtttgataCAGCTTAGCTGATCAAAACATTAGTTTAGTTTTTGTTAATGGTTTATGACAGACTCGACAACTACTTGATCTATAAAAGAGACAGCTAGGGCCTTACCTTTTATTGCTGCAGtgcatttgtattttgtaactATAACAGATTGTGTACGTGAAGAAAAACTGTGATCGATAagcaatgtaataaaaaatattcagtcAACCTATATAAACTCTTcatgctttgtttttattcaatgtAAACTCAACAAAGCATGAAGGAGTTAATATTTGCTCATCTAttcaatttgtaattttaaaaatgaaaagcaTAGTGAGCTAACGTTTACCTGAAGTAATCATACTGACTAAATTACCTTCAAATTCGGCTAAAAACAATTCACCATACAACTGCCAATATGGCATGTATATGATTTCTTTGAACAGTTGAAATCCTAGCGTAGAATTTGGGTACATCGTTGCTTGATAAATTACACCAAAGCCAAATACAAATACagcaaatatcaatataaaaaagatgatgtcatacatctaaaattaaataaagagtTGTACAAATATGTATCAatcaaacatgataaacaaaatgatgCCAATTATGAATGTGGAACAACTAACTACCAATATAGTCAAAGCAGCAGACATTCAGAGTTCAACAAccttaaatattgaaaacatgtATATGCATGGAACCTCTAGGAGCtaacacaaaatatatgtactaCACCTCCTTAttactaaatgaaaaataaatttgactgATATCCAATTGCATttacattgataaaaaataccACATTTTGTCTCTATAAGATGAACCACGGAGGTCATGGAGATCATATATGAAACGCAGaaggaaaaattaaataaaatatctatgaatttcAAATATCTCCCCAAAAAGAGGCGTGTTGTTTGTTCATCAGCTGTTTGTACAACAAACAAGCTATACGTGCATCTTCAAACACGTCTATGATTCATATATGATGTTTCACGGCCTTTTATTAAAAGTTATGcgttcaatttattttatgtatacgatcaaaacattgatttaaattgtatagTGTTTCCAACAAATTAAGGGAATAGTATTCAGCGATGTTCATaaccaaatatttgtaattatgataCTTTTGGCATATTATTTGCTTGTATACCCCAATTTCGAAGTATTTGTAGGATAAGATATGTCATCTGAACTTACCATTCTTCCAATCATGATGACTTTCGGACCAATATGTCTTGAAGCAAGAAAAAACTGCATCCCGTTTACAATGAAAAGTCCTAATGTTATTGCATATGTCATTCGAGTATGGTAAAACTTCCCAACTGACAAGGTCAATCTTAGAAATACAGAAGTTATAAACATACTGTACATCAGAATTTCAAATAGGGTCCAAAAACTGAACCAGGTCATTAAATTCCACGACACTTGCTTGATAACAAAagcctgaaaaataaatttattgtattttactgTTAAAATATACGCCAATTAAACAGCAAGTGAATAccacaattaaaagaaaaaaagaatatgaagGTTAAAACGTAGGAATGTATATATGTCTTTAAATTAGTCAAACAATTTTTACCTTAAACAGTCATTTCGATTAGAAATTCTcttaaaagtttaaacaatagtttatcttttcattttttgtttgccAATCAGTTTTTAGAATAATCCACTGCAAACAATTGTTATTAcgctcttgttttttttttcaaacgtaTTATATCGTTTATGATGTTCAATGCTTTTCCCATGCTGTTTTATTGCTTTTTGTGTGTGAACATGTTTCTCCATAACGCTTCATGATCAGTAACGAATAGAAAAAGAGGGTTCAGATCCAAATATGTTCACCTGACCATATTTGCAATAACTTCTAAAATGATGACTTGTGTTACATCTTAATGTTGTGTTGGTTTTAAGCAATCGTGTTATAAATGCCAAAGTTACCGAAATCCAaagtaaattcaaattaaagGAAGTCAATATAACCTGCAAATTTAAAACCTTATACTGTATAAACAAGCATGGAATGCAATTGTCATCACTTGGTACAAGTATATTTCGAAGAAAATTGTAGGTTAAACCTACATTTGTAGCTAGTTAAATTTCCTACGTGTTAGACGTTTATCACAATTGGCTATAATGTAGCGACTTTCCGTAGACAGGGCATATATTCCTGTGCTAAAAAAAAGCCATAGAGAAGATACCACTCGAGAGAAAGATAAGGAAAACATGGCAAAACTAAAACggaaaaaaacaccacacaATCACTcctttcaacaataaacagAGCAATAAATAACCAGCACAACATTCATTAAAAACGGGAAAACATAGGTTTTCTTTCGGTAGGAACACTGACAATcatagtcaattaagattagaGTCGAGAACATTTGCCACCGAGAACCCCTATACGCAAACACAAGCCTTATCCGCTATTAACAATACATAAACATGATCAAACTGTTTTTACCTGTCTGGTTTCTTCTATCATTAATGACCCTGCCATTGCATacacaatatattcatatactGATGggtatttttctgacattgggTGTAGATCCGTCAATATAAACATGCAGAAAATCACTAGCATAGCCATATACGTCAactataacaaatacaaacattgtaATTGTAAATACCATATTTAATCTGACTGGATAATTTTGAGAATGTTAGAACggttgcttttttttaattaccgaATTCTTCAGacatcttatatatttttataactgcATTTATCAGACACTCTTGTTACAAAACATCTAGGAAGAATTTTACCATGCAATTCAGTCATTTTAGTTTTAAGATTGGTGCTTCCAATTGTgtaatgtatttgattttatacaTTTCGACTGTTACTGACAAGGAAATTATATCGGCTTCATATGATACATGTCTAATATAAACCCCTTAAAATTACTTTAGCCAATGGCATATACTGTTCAGGATATCCAGGTGTGTGACTTCAGATGTATACAATATATAGTTAGTTAAAGTTGTTGATAATTCAAACATCTAACAATTGATTGTGTGCTGATGTTTAGTGTGGCAAACAAATAAGCACAATGAGTTCCAATATGAATATGGCCAGATAATTCATAAGACATTAAGAACACATACACACGACATAGAGACAGCGTTAGTTGATCCTATTCTTTTAGATTATAACACAACATACTTCTCTAATTTGTTGTTGCATGCATTCAACAAAAGGGCAATGAAttcaatggttttttttaaaatgaaagatGTTATTCCATCGAAAACCTATTTTTTCTGATTACAAATGTTACCTTTTaatgaagtaagacacaaatcTTTTGTATGTTTTGCTAATTGAGATTATGTTAGGTAGGAATTTATTTGTGTTAAATTAATATGTTAACAAGTATGAATGGTATACACAATTTGTCTAGCACTAAGTgaagtttcttttgttacatcacTTTTCAATATTCATGATGTTATAGAAAGGTTCAGCCTTCATAATCATTGTTAAACTCGCCACAATATATAGGCATCTGCACACTAGAAGCTTATAATACACTGACAGTTGTTTGCCATACGCGTGTTTGGTTTATGTTGTGCAATTAATCAGACCGATAATGTTCTATATTCATCTGTGTTCTAATTTGTCATTAAGGAGTCCTTTATAGCATAATTGGCTGTTTTGGTGTTTACACGTTGTTAGGAACGTACAGACGCATGCTATTGTTCTACTCTTTGCCTTGTGCTCGTACGTGGTTTTAATGGTCATTGTATCAATGACAATTATATCACAGCTCTAGTGTTTTAGTATCACTACAAATGAATTCAATATAGAAATCAAATACTGGCGTATCCGTTCAACAGCATTTGATATATGCACATGTAATTTTACTCGGTTTTTAGAAACCTcaccaaacttttttttttattttgatatctttaTCACTATGACAcggttattttcaaattcatatttAGGCAAACTTATGTCATCACAACAATTGAAGTTCGTTATCACAACTCTGATTATTGGTGAGCCGGTGACTTTGTCAGAAAGAACAGACAACTTAGTTATGTATCATACTAATAAAATGTGCCACGCTGGcactgcaaaataaaaaaaagtgttatacCATATACATCGCATGAACAGTTTGTTCTACGAAACCTTTAGAACCATGTACATGCTACAAGTGCTTGCTCTTAGGATATTTTGTAATACCATTGATTTGaatttgttatgttaattttgtatataactGTGAAATGAGTGTTGGTTCAAGGTTTTTCTTCTTATACTATTTTCACATTGCTGATATATAATAGAGAAACTATGTTATCGGGTATATTTTACCATTATGgaatatcaaaatcagttgCACGATAGCGAGAATTGATAATCGCAAACAGATTTAAATTTCGAAATCATTACATTATTACATTACTTGTCCGATGAAATTAATCCTGTGTATATGGATGACATAGATGGCCATGGCTCTTATTAACGCAATTTGTAAGATATTCTTTCCGCGGTTTGATTTCTCATAGATATATTATCAAGTTAACATTATTTCATACTTGTAATGTagcttttaaaatacaaatgaaatatatgtgttcttaatatataagattaaaataaatcacaatCATATGAAAATAGGAAGTGAATAAGTAAACGTACAACATGGAAAAGAAACTTGATCATAGGTGAATTGtaaaagtaatatatatttctCCAGTCGGGCCATTTTGTGTCAACCTCCGACGTTGTTCCATTTGGTTTCTGTGGTCCAACTTTGTTATCTGTCTTGACTactttcattataaaaattggAATAAAAGCAGCAATGATTGCCTAtgaatataaaacacataaacttTGTAGACATGACATACAAAACAACATTAATTTTACAAGAACACACAAATTGACATTCACGATATTCAATTGAAGAAAAGACATAAATTATACGTTGGCCAAATTTAATACAGAATGATAAATCTCCATTATACCACGTTAAATTAcgattttgtacatgtatccCGTCTGACTTTAATGTTTCTCATTCTCGTTTATCGATATTACTAACTGGTTTTTGAGATGTAATTAACAACTGAAATCATCTACAACAAAGGTATGACATAAAGGTATGACAGCAGTATTTACCGGGATTTGGTTTCTCTCAatagatttatgacttttgaatagCGATATACTACCGTTGCCCTTATATATCTGTGTTTACACAATGATAGAACTATGCCtaattaattgattgataagttatggtgaaattaaaaaaaatatacttgaaaaTGTGCTAACGAAACCATAATTAGGGTCTCATTATGAAAATGTCTGGGTGATGAGTCATTATAAATTGATGCATGTTTATACTGCTGTTTTCCTATACTTTTACCTTAATATTTGAAGTATTTGTGGAAATATGACCTTTCCAAATCTTATTCAGCTTTGTTTGACATGCAGCATGTCCCATAAACTTCATCAGTGTAAACTTTTCACTTATTTCCAAAATTGTTGTAGAGTTGTATCTTTTCACTTTTGTCACCAACATATCACGAGCCTCCTTTCTATCGATGCGATATAGTTCAGTCATCACACTATACGCAAGGTCTTCATAATGTCTGTGAATGGtcattaagaaatttaaaagaacGTTAAAAACAATTGTAATAATACAGCACCTTGCTTTCGTTTGTTATAAAATTCATGAAGTCACTCCATTGATGTTTACTAAGGCTAATGGACATATCATGATTGCAATGACAATATCGTGTATGACAAAGGTAAATGCAATCATCACAAcgttaattaaaaatttaactgtttaaataaacaatgtatGCTATAGCAGTATATACTTGTCATTGCAGTTACAAACACTCTATTATATCATGACAATTGTAAAATAGAAATTGCATTGATTATGTATATACGagatataaaaagaagaggTAGCAGTTGAAATCAAATGTATAAACCTGGTCTCTCAGATATCATTCTTAACAAATCTTCAATACAACTTTCAGTCAGTTACcctataaaaaaatctaaatgtacTATATATCTATTGACCCTTAACTTactaatgaaattattttaataatggaAAGATACGTTCAAAAAACCTTTCAATCTCAAAAGGTATGTTATGATGCCTATGCACTGTCTTCATCTACATCAACTAAAATtgtgaatatttctttttatctatCACTTATGTTTTCTTATACTTTTTACAACCAACACAAGAGCAGTTGTTGATTAATTAAAAGCTTTAAATACACCATACACGGACAAAAAACAACCTAACTTCAAACGAATGTCTTCCAGAAAAAATCAATGAGCAGAATTCAAGCCGTGTAATACAATATGAAAATgctcagtttaaaaaaaaactattaaaccTTTATTATTTTACCCTATAAAACAAGTATGTTTATcgtgtcttgtttttttttatatatagatgagACCGTTaattttccagtttgaatggtttaaaacTATCAATTTTTAGGGacctttatagtttgctgttcggtgtgattAATTGctccgtactttgacctataatggtttcctttttattaattgtgacttgggTGGAGATTCTCATAACAAAACCGTTTTTTCTCACTTAACATTCTTTTTTGTCAAGTTGACTAACCTAGAACTTTCAAGCAAATCTGTCTTTTGATCTATGGATTCTTCCCAGCTGGCATGTTCAGCAAGACATCTAGCAAGGGAACTTGCGTATAATGCAGAACCTAAATTAAGTAGTGAAGTAGTGTACcattgttcaaaattcataaatcaattaaGCAACAATAAATCTTGGTCACAAACAAAATCCGAGGGAAACCCATCAGCTAGCTATAACGGCACTTAAACCCAGTTAAAGTCGGAAATTGCCTATATCTGTACTTGACTGTACTGATTtgtactcgaccagtctgaattggTCAGAAATttatctcagtaccagaatctatgacaaactaaataaatttcccccaccttagtagcaatataccaacttcacgtgcatatggaatatatatttcccaacttattggatattcaagagcttgcagctcccaCTCAGACTTTGataaacgtcatcagtgtctgagtagaaagtttatgaaccaggggtatgtcaaagaacctTTCGTCCTTTTTTCTAagaaaagttcatcggaaggtaccaagaccttgttgagaaatattccgtatcaacttcacaaataatacatgatggttttggtgtatagattctgcgtactgatgttgatTATCATATTAACAacgtgttttattgttctttcgtTTGTCGTTGCTCTATTACTAATATTACTTTTTACTGTTGgattgttttatgtgatatccgtttggcgtggctcggtacttatacatcccgtcaatgtgtttgtattgtctttcattttttggtggtgttttttgtatatgcgactttttgtgtttctttggttctaataacgtgactctgtactttaaaagatcccgtcagtatgatattgttctattttatgtcattatgatatatttctattatgaattgcaaaatacgttgaaccacaaacgtcaaaatcattcagtcgcgtagtggaattgactatttgtggattttaataaattctatataacttttggactattttaaatctcggtctatttctgaaatttattcttacatacttttgattttttaaccctgtatgctaacattgcctatgtgaaattttaaaattgtttatatgtaCATTAACGACATATATATGTGACGAATAAAAtcttctgacgtcagacacgcaaatcaatgaatgtgtttgtagatagatgtttttgtgttctgtttattgttccttttaaaattgttacacgatgatgactgttGTTTCcacattttgactattttatttattgtgtctgtttagttaacgcatcattgtaaatataacggaatttgatgagactgtcatcaaagtgagagggctagcgctataaaaccaggtttaatccaccattttctacatttgaaaatgcctgtaccaagtcaggaatatgacagtccttgtccattcgtttttgatgcgttttgttatttgattttgccatgtgattatggactttccgattgattttcctctaagttcagtatttttgttattttacttttactttatGAAACTTGACTTTAGCGTGAACCACACTTAACTGTCTGAACGTGTACTCTACCAATACATTTTTCACgagtctgaaccatacttgaCCAAGTCTGAACCATGCTtgacctagtctgaaccatactcaacttagtctgaaccatactcgactTAGTCTGAACTTAACTCGACCAACGACTAACAAACCTAGAcctattttctttttcatatatttcagatatattgTATGGTTACTGGAGAATTTTCACCATTAACCTAAGCCTAGCATAGATTTATGGTGTCAGTTGAGTATTTAATAATGCAGtgattttttggattttttttattaatatttattgaaaataataaagctacttaatgaatgaaaaaatgacacctttgttttttttaaaccaaaaatttaatttaatcataatAGAACTTCCCTAGCAATCTTTGAtaacctttaaaaaaagtttgattaCAGTTGAACAGACACTTACATTCCCTTCgcaaagaaattaaacaaaaagactttttgttttatgttccgCTAAATTTGTATATGATCTTTCAGTTTTCTTCTACAATGAACACAACATTCTATAAAA is part of the Mytilus trossulus isolate FHL-02 unplaced genomic scaffold, PNRI_Mtr1.1.1.hap1 h1tg000085l___fragment_1__unscaffolded, whole genome shotgun sequence genome and encodes:
- the LOC134699801 gene encoding transient receptor potential cation channel subfamily M member 1-like, yielding MTELYRIDRKEARDMLVTKVKRYNSTTILEISEKFTLMKFMGHAACQTKLNKIWKGHISTNTSNIKAIIAAFIPIFIMKVVKTDNKVGPQKPNGTTSEVDTKWPDWRNIYYFYNSPMIKFLFHVLTYMAMLVIFCMFILTDLHPMSEKYPSVYEYIVYAMAGSLMIEETRQAFVIKQVSWNLMTWFSFWTLFEILMYSMFITSVFLRLTLSVGKFYHTRMTYAITLGLFIVNGMQFFLASRHIGPKVIMIGRMMYDIIFFILIFAVFVFGFGVIYQATMYPNSTLGFQLFKEIIYMPYWQLYGELFLAEFEGKEPSPCSHDVSLYSKGTIARCPEVNQINTLLLAIYMVVTHIILVNILIAMFSNTFTKVQDNNELVWKFHRYSLVQEYYDKSMLIPPLIIISHMFKIIMCMYNACRGITNGSNMFKLKRPDAPNKLEKKAVYNYFNLPARMRRYHAKNMEAEKDGLEASYEQDTELSLQEQFDLLSSDMDSMQENQLKTLQAINQLKEKQQKLLIVDVNSKTEGQIFVPVEMPITRSK